The DNA window gaggaaACTTGGCCTGTCCGGTCTGGCTTTTATTCAGAAGCAGTCGACACCCCTGGGACCTTCCTCGCAGTTAGTTGGCTTGGGGCGCTCATCTACAGGTGCCACATGCGCAGTAGCACACGGTACATATGTTACACCACCATGTGACGGGCCGAGGATCGGATGATCGACTAATACGAGGCTCTGTATAGCCTCAACATGCGCAGCGTCTACCAGTTCCACCGGAGGCCGCCAAACTCCAACGATCGGGCTCCGTTATTCCTCTTGACAGCTTGGCAGAGCCTTAATCCAGTTGCTATCGTGACTGGCGATTAAGGGACTGAGTGCGAGGCTACAGTCAATGACACGGTCAAGTTCTGGACATGAGGGAAGGTTAGGGAGAAACGAACTGGTGGCATATTCTGTTCATCGTTTGGATCGGCATTAATACTGCTCCCACGGCCGACACTTTATCTCCCGCCGACGGTGTCAGCGCCGCGGTCAAAAGCAGCCGCCAAGCCGAAAATGTATCTACAGCGTTGCGTACCAGGAGCTCTAGAGTCAActggacgaggtcgactCGAGACTGAAGTTGAAGTGCACAATGCGCCAACGGGACTAGTTCAACATCATCGAGGCCTGGCATGATCGCTTCAGACGACAAGAAGGGCAGCTGGGAAACATATCGGCACATCGCCTTGTTCAGACTGACGATCTTGTGTGTCTTCCTGATGTACAATTTACAAGCGTTCGCCCGATCGCCCGGGGCCCGGGGATCCGCCACCGGTGCGGGGCGACGTGAGATCTTGCAAAGCCCGTAGTTCGGGTGCGAGGCTTGGTGTAAGTGTCAGTGTCCATACTTTTACAAGAAGATGAAACACAAGTCATATTTCGCACCACTTTCGGAAGACTGGCAGAGTTGAGTGGATGAGTGGCAGAAACAGACGAGACGCGAGTTGGCGAATTGGCCGCGATAGCGATGGACGCCGAGATTGTCTCTCTCTCGATAGGCCTGCGAACATGCACCTCGGGTCATCCCGTCTCGTtctctcccccccccccccccggCCCTTGGCATGCAGATGAGACTGACGTGTCTCCCATCCCACAGGACGGTGCCTCATCACATCCAGGTACCCGCGTACACCCAACACACAAGCCCGTTCTCGTCCTAAACCGTCAACCAACCTCGAAAACCACCTCCCGAATCGCATCATTCCAGCcccccatcccatcccacaGAACCTGCACAAGTACAATGGACAGACAGGCGTCGTAGGCTGCCGTAAAACATTAGAAACCTGCCGTAACCTGTTTCTAGTTTCGTAAAAGTAGCCGCTTTTGTCGCTCATTCATGTGACGGATATACCGAGCCAGTTGGTGGCGACTTACGGCATGTAATGTCGCACGTCAGACTCAACCTCGAGTCGCGACTTGTTCTTGTCGCCATCATGTTCATGAAGTGATGAGCTACAGTCTAGAGACAGTTTGGTGGCAAGACATAAAGATGTAGCATGAGCAAAGTCATTCTGAGCATTTCAATCTCTCAATATCTCAAATCGCAATGCTCCTACGCTCAGCCGTCGACACCAGCGCAACACCCGTCGCGTTTGACGGACTCAAAACGCCCAAGCGTCAGCGATTCTACTCCGTCCTCTCGTTgtcaccaccaccttcGGCACAGATGCCCAGTACGCCAGAGACCCCGTGTCCGTCGCGCCCGCCATCAAAGGACCTCAAGTCCAAGACCGTGCACAaagtcgaggacgacgtgtTCAGCGACACTCCAAAGCTGTTGTTTGACACGTCGCCCGCCAACCTTCGCTCCCCGCGCCCCGAAACCACAACCCACTGCGACAAGGAACATGAGCTCCCCATCGTCGACCAGACATCgcccctcgccgacgtcgatcCCGGGGACGTGGTGGCCATCACGTTCAAGTGCAGCCGGCGGGATCTCGAGACCTGCAGCTTCGTGAACCGGGACGTCATCGCCACTCTCCAGGACATGGAGGAAGATGGCCTATGTCACTCGCCGCtggggaaggaaggttTGCCACTCGTGGTCCTCAAGTACAGGACATACCGCCTCCCTGAGGAGGCCAATCTCCAGTAGCCCAATTTAGGATCCTCATAGAGTTCGAGTTTGTACTGGCCATTCCGGCAAGGTATGATAGGTGACGCTTGACCAGCATTGGGGTTGGCGTTCTGCCAACCGTGGGGTTAGTCAACCCATTCGCCGACCAGAGTATGATCCATAAGGTCTTGGTCCTGCTGACACAATCCGAAGTGATGCATGCAGTCATGGCGGGGAAGGGGCTCGTGGACAAGGGGTGTCCATGGGAACTGGGCCATAGTATCTGAACCATGAGTGGCTGACTGGGAGGGGTTTGCGGTAGCATCGGCTGCAAACCAGAGTAGGCAAACCCAAAGTCCGCAGTTGGGCGCCGCTGGTTGCAGCCTGTCTGCGCGCCGTTGTTGCTGTTCTCGGCGATTGGCAAAGTGGTTTATCGTTGAGACGCGTCTCGGACAGTTACGTGTATTACGTCCCTAAGTGGTAGGATCCTTGGAATCAACTTTGGTCCATTGCTGACATCATAAACGCAGCATGCCATTAGacctgccccactcttTATTCCAATCTGCTCCCTGAATCTGACTCCACTCCCTGTTCTCCCACCGCCTATACAACCCGCTTCCACACGTGGTTGCTTCACGTGACTCGTTCCAAAACAATGTGGCTGTGAGGCAGAGCATGCGCCATTATCCTCACAGTCACCTAGGGCTGCAACTCGGCCGATTCATGACAATAGCATCGTACTGCGCATCCTTACTATTACTACCAACTACTGCTACCCATCCTTTCCCAACATCTACTGCACTACCCGCTTACTCGTATTGAGACATACGACGGTTGTTGCTGTCGACCGCaccggcgtcgagcgcgttgagctcgtcctcctggGCAtcgaggtggcggtgagTGAACCAGAAGCCGCAGCCGGCCGCGAACGCAAGGCAGGCCATCGAGCCGTAGTTCCAGACAAGGAGCGGGTCGCTGGAGAGCGAAACAAAGGCCTGGCCGAGGGCAGACGAGAACGCAGACatgaagaggaagacggACATGACGAGCGAGCGCATGTTCTTTGGCGCCTTGGTGAATGCGTATTCGAGACCAGTGATGGAGGCAAACACCTcagcgagggcgatgaggacgtACGAGCCGGTCTGGGCCCAGACGTTGATAGGCGAGACGCGCGGGtggccctcggcgtcgacgcagGTAGCAGCGTTGTAACCACAAGGGTTGGTCTTGTAGATGTAGTGCTGGAGGACGCAGGCCCAGATCATGGCCGCGCAACCCGCAAAGAAGCCACAGGTGATCTTCTTGATGGGGGTGAAGTTGAGGCCGCGCTTGCGGAGGGCAGGGTAGATAATAAGGTCGCAAACGGGGATAAGAATGAGGAGCGAGAAGGGGTTGAGGTTGGACAGAACGTCGTTGGGGAGGCCGTGCAGCTCCATGGTAGCAGCCTGAGACGTAAGGTTGTTGTTGATTTGGTTGTAGGTGAGCCAGAAGATGGGGTACCACAGGAAGACGGCGCAGGCCTTGAAACCACGACGGACTTCGTCGACCCACTTGTCGTCGAACGTCATCCAGCTGGGCGGGGTCTCACCGCGAGCCTCAACCTGGCTGGGCTTGGCGCGGTCCCAGAACTCGTTCGAGCCGAGGCGCTTAAACAGCGTGACGGGGTTGAGCGACCACTGGCCCTTGGCGGCGAACTTGAAGATGTGAAGAGCGCCAGCGAGAACTGAGCCCTCGGGCGGGGCCTTGACGTAGTGGTTGTAGCCGATCCAGAGGACGAGAGGGGTCGTCAAGAAGACAATGgtcgggaggaggaacgaGAGCCAGAAGCCGACGTACTTCTCGGCGTAGACCATACCGATTTGGCCGATAAGAGCACCAACGTTGATGAAGAAGTAGAAATACTAATGTCAGGGGGTGTTGGAGCAAGAAAGGCTCACCATGTAAGTGCGCGACGTCGTGAGCGTAGGGTCGACAATTACACGCTCGCCGTGCTTGTTGGTACGGACGAACATCTTGGTCTTGCGGTactgctcggcgacgagaggCGAAATGTTACTCTTGAAAGCACCGGTTCCAGCGCCCATGATGACAATAGCAATAATGAAGCAGGCAAGCGCACCGCCCTGGTTGACGATCACATTAGGGATCGCCGAAatgatgaggatgatgtGACCGATCagggcgacgccgacggcgacgcaCACGGTCTTGTAGCGGCCCCAGTACTTGTCGGCGAGATAGGCGCCAAAGAGAGGCGTAACGTAAACCCAGAAAGTGTTGAAAGTGGTCAGACCGGTGGAGGCACGCTGACCCATGTTGAGAGCACCCGACTGGAACTGCTCCTTGCCAGCTCCCGTCTTGGATCCGGGCGGTAGAGGGTGTTGAATAAAGTTTGTGAACACTACGGTGCATCCGTAGTAACTTTTGATCAGCTGTGGGCACTCTGTAAGCTTACGAGAAGCGCTCAGCCAGCTCGATATAGGCAACGAGGTATGTGGCCCACGGAATCTTGTCTGGgacgcggtggaggtgggcgaTTTCGTCCTGTGTTGGGAATTCATCCCCGTAGTGAGGGTCTGAGGGGTCCAGAGTGCCGTGGGGAGACGTAACGTGGGCAAGAGAGGCGCCCTGCTTCTTCTCGGAAACGATGGAAGCCGAACGCTGCTGCATGCGGATTTCGTCCTCCTGCGCCAGTGCGAGCGCCGGGTTCACGATGTCGCCGTGGTTAAGGCCGGCCATGATCTACTATCAGCCTTAGAGAGAGGGTATAAACTCACAGTGAAGAGACCTTGAAGTGGTTGGGGGGAAAAGACGTCCTCCGCGCCACTACTTTTAACTGAACAGGGGGTTCACCGACCGCCACCCCTCCACAGACCAACCATCACCGAATGGAGTCTAGCCATTCATGTGGGGCCTGTTCCGTGTCTTTGCGATTACGGGGATCCCCGCGCGGTCAACCGAGGCACGGTCATGCGACCATATGGACACATTTTCTTGAGCCACAAGCCTCGCGAGACGATGGTTGGGCCCTTGAGCAGGAGATCCCGGAGAAGGCGTAATGATTGTCTGACctctcggcatcggcaATTGACAGGAGTGGACCCCCAGGTCCGGCCGCACACCATGGTCTTACGGCGTTGGTGCAAAGGTGACACCACATGAACACGATGGCTCGGTTGCAACA is part of the Cutaneotrichosporon cavernicola HIS019 DNA, chromosome: 7a genome and encodes:
- a CDS encoding uncharacterized protein (Peptide transporter PTR2A) encodes the protein MAGLNHGDIVNPALALAQEDEIRMQQRSASIVSEKKQGASLAHVTSPHGTLDPSDPHYGDEFPTQDEIAHLHRVPDKIPWATYLVAYIELAERFSYYGCTVVFTNFIQHPLPPGSKTGAGKEQFQSGALNMGQRASTGLTTFNTFWVYVTPLFGAYLADKYWGRYKTVCVAVGVALIGHIILIISAIPNVIVNQGGALACFIIAIVIMGAGTGAFKSNISPLVAEQYRKTKMFVRTNKHGERVIVDPTLTTSRTYMYFYFFINVGALIGQIGMVYAEKYVGFWLSFLLPTIVFLTTPLVLWIGYNHYVKAPPEGSVLAGALHIFKFAAKGQWSLNPVTLFKRLGSNEFWDRAKPSQVEARGETPPSWMTFDDKWVDEVRRGFKACAVFLWYPIFWLTYNQINNNLTSQAATMELHGLPNDVLSNLNPFSLLILIPVCDLIIYPALRKRGLNFTPIKKITCGFFAGCAAMIWACVLQHYIYKTNPCGYNAATCVDAEGHPRVSPINVWAQTGSYVLIALAEVFASITGLEYAFTKAPKNMRSLVMSVFLFMSAFSSALGQAFVSLSSDPLLVWNYGSMACLAFAAGCGFWFTHRHLDAQEDELNALDAGAVDSNNRRMSQYE